One Streptomyces sp. NBC_00654 genomic window carries:
- a CDS encoding MFS transporter, whose protein sequence is MNTTLRGSVLRQRDYRLLWFGETARTLGNSVTSVTLPLIAVTVLETGATAVGVLAAAVWLPWLLIGLPAGAWVDRMRRRPLMIVCNMVSAALCVSVPLAAWLDALTFAHLLIVALALGTSAVFFNTANHAYLPTVLAGEKLLEGNSKLQASESATNVAGPGLAGLITQFIGAVAGLLLDAATFLVSTLCLTSIRAKEQPPAPDAPAESLRTRIREGLRFVLRDRYLRPMVVYGAFVNLALMGYQAVQVVFLVRTVGVNSATVGLLLMSGSLGGIIGAVLAEAVGRRFGTGRGMLLMQLLTSPFALLMPLASEGAGLAFYAAGAFVVGVGVTACNVVLGSFRQTFCPPRLLGRVVATTMVLNHSTIPLGSLLGGLLGDALGPRTAMWIMTGLLAPCWLVLAFGPMRQQRDLPTSYRPANIPEMDRT, encoded by the coding sequence ATGAACACAACATTGCGTGGCTCGGTGCTGCGACAACGGGACTACCGGCTGCTGTGGTTCGGCGAGACCGCCAGGACCCTCGGGAACAGCGTGACCTCCGTGACCTTGCCGCTGATCGCGGTGACCGTGCTGGAAACGGGGGCCACGGCGGTGGGTGTCCTGGCGGCGGCGGTCTGGCTGCCCTGGCTGCTGATCGGCTTGCCGGCCGGCGCCTGGGTGGACCGCATGCGCCGACGCCCCTTGATGATCGTCTGCAACATGGTGTCCGCGGCGCTCTGCGTGAGCGTTCCGCTCGCCGCTTGGCTGGACGCCCTGACCTTCGCCCACCTGCTGATCGTCGCGCTGGCTCTGGGCACCAGCGCCGTGTTCTTCAATACCGCGAACCATGCCTACCTGCCCACCGTCCTGGCCGGAGAGAAGCTGCTCGAAGGCAACTCCAAGCTCCAGGCGAGCGAGTCGGCGACCAACGTGGCGGGCCCCGGCCTCGCCGGCCTGATCACCCAGTTCATCGGCGCGGTCGCCGGACTGCTCCTGGACGCGGCCACCTTCCTGGTCTCCACGCTCTGCCTCACCTCGATCCGCGCGAAGGAGCAGCCCCCGGCGCCAGACGCCCCGGCGGAAAGCCTGCGGACCCGGATCCGCGAAGGCCTGCGGTTCGTCCTCCGCGACCGCTACCTACGGCCCATGGTCGTCTACGGCGCCTTCGTCAACCTGGCCCTGATGGGCTACCAGGCGGTCCAGGTGGTGTTCCTGGTGCGCACGGTGGGCGTCAACTCCGCCACGGTCGGACTGCTGCTGATGTCGGGCAGCCTCGGTGGCATCATCGGAGCGGTCCTCGCCGAAGCGGTGGGACGCCGCTTCGGCACGGGCCGCGGCATGCTGCTGATGCAGCTCCTCACCAGCCCCTTCGCGCTGCTGATGCCCCTGGCCTCCGAGGGGGCCGGTCTGGCCTTCTACGCGGCCGGGGCGTTCGTGGTCGGCGTCGGCGTCACCGCGTGCAACGTCGTCCTCGGCAGCTTCCGCCAGACGTTCTGCCCGCCCCGGCTACTGGGACGAGTCGTGGCCACCACCATGGTCCTCAACCACAGCACCATCCCCCTCGGCTCGCTGCTCGGCGGCCTCCTCGGCGACGCCCTCGGGCCGCGTACCGCCATGTGGATCATGACCGGACTCCTGGCCCCCTGCTGGCTCGTCCTGGCCTTCGGCCCGATGCGACAGCAACGCGACCTCCCCACCAGCTACCGGCCCGCCAACATCCCAGAGATGGACAGAACGTGA
- a CDS encoding XRE family transcriptional regulator, with amino-acid sequence MSMFGDGLDKAVQKAFTRPAPKNAGPQVRYMVKQLGGTKAVAELLGLSQRQVERYVAGTAKRPRADLAARLEREVTKRWQPQIRAKAREKAATTGGIVIDARARMGYTAPIGSTDQDRIRHLTIALPPVYAARLFDAQAAGGSDTELQEIAAEALKEVYFQDGGRRAGSLEEVRFTDVEHLEFDL; translated from the coding sequence ATGAGCATGTTCGGGGACGGCCTGGACAAGGCGGTGCAGAAGGCGTTCACCCGCCCGGCACCCAAGAACGCGGGCCCGCAGGTGCGGTACATGGTCAAGCAGCTCGGCGGCACGAAGGCGGTCGCCGAACTGCTCGGCTTGTCCCAGCGGCAGGTGGAGCGGTACGTGGCGGGCACGGCCAAGAGGCCGCGCGCCGACCTCGCCGCCCGCCTGGAGCGCGAGGTGACCAAGCGGTGGCAGCCGCAGATCCGGGCCAAGGCCCGCGAGAAGGCGGCGACGACCGGCGGCATCGTCATCGACGCCCGTGCCCGCATGGGCTACACCGCCCCGATCGGGTCGACGGACCAGGACCGCATCCGGCACCTGACCATCGCCCTGCCCCCGGTCTACGCCGCACGCCTCTTCGACGCCCAGGCGGCCGGCGGCAGCGACACCGAACTCCAGGAGATCGCGGCCGAAGCCCTCAAGGAGGTCTACTTCCAGGACGGCGGCCGCCGCGCCGGAAGCCTGGAAGAGGTGCGCTTCACCGACGTGGAACACCTGGAGTTCGATCTGTAG
- a CDS encoding ATP-binding cassette domain-containing protein yields the protein MTSLTQGYGGRRIIEDLDLSIQTGVTGLLGPNGAGKTTLFRTLATIAPPLSGQLELFGESISNERQARRARRNIGYLPQDFGYYPAFSITDFVRYCAWLREVPSKKADSMTREALGAVGLADRAQDRMKSLSGGMLRRAGIAAAIVGSPDLLLLDEPTVGLDPAQRLDFRELIRYLARAGTAVVLSTHLVEDVGAACDTVLVLHDGQVRHSSAPQQLAELATPMAPGDNPLERGYMTVLGGQWSDEGDAA from the coding sequence TTGACGTCCCTCACGCAGGGGTACGGTGGTCGAAGAATTATCGAGGATCTCGATCTTTCCATCCAGACCGGCGTCACGGGCCTGTTGGGCCCCAATGGGGCGGGCAAGACCACCCTCTTCCGTACCCTGGCTACGATTGCACCGCCGTTGAGCGGGCAGCTAGAGCTGTTCGGTGAATCCATCAGTAACGAACGGCAGGCGCGGCGAGCTCGCCGTAACATCGGCTACCTCCCGCAGGATTTCGGCTATTACCCGGCGTTCTCGATAACTGATTTCGTCCGCTACTGCGCATGGTTGCGGGAGGTGCCTTCCAAGAAGGCCGACTCGATGACCAGAGAGGCGTTGGGGGCTGTTGGCCTAGCTGATCGGGCCCAGGACCGTATGAAGTCTCTGTCCGGCGGCATGCTCCGCAGGGCTGGGATCGCCGCGGCCATCGTTGGCTCGCCCGACCTGCTCCTGCTGGACGAGCCGACCGTCGGTCTCGACCCAGCGCAACGCCTCGACTTCCGCGAGCTCATCCGCTACCTCGCCCGCGCGGGAACAGCCGTAGTCCTCAGTACCCACTTGGTCGAAGACGTGGGCGCCGCCTGCGACACAGTCCTTGTCCTGCACGACGGCCAGGTGCGCCACAGCAGCGCACCCCAGCAGCTAGCAGAGCTGGCCACGCCCATGGCTCCCGGCGACAACCCCCTGGAACGCGGCTACATGACGGTACTCGGCGGCCAGTGGTCGGACGAGGGGGACGCAGCGTGA
- a CDS encoding IS5 family transposase (programmed frameshift) — MVGIVERLVPDELWELFQRVVPEAPSRPQGGGRRRHGDREVLAAIVFVATSGCTWQQLPSASFGPSGATAHRRFSEWSKARVWAKLHRVVLDELGARGELDWSRCAIDSVNMRALKGDLTGPNPVDRGKYGSKIHLITERTGLPLSVGISGANVHDSQALIPLVKGIPPIRSRRGPRRRRPAKLHADKGYDYRHLREWLSQRGIRHRIARKGIETSQRLGRHRWTIERTMAWLAGCRRLHRRYERKAAHFLAFTSIACTLICYRRLTK; from the exons ATGGTGGGGATCGTTGAGCGTCTGGTGCCGGACGAGTTGTGGGAGTTGTTCCAGCGGGTGGTGCCGGAGGCACCGTCGCGGCCTCAGGGTGGCGGTCGGCGTCGGCACGGCGACCGGGAAGTGCTGGCCGCAATCGTGTTCGTGGCCACGTCAGGCTGCACGTGGCAGCAGTTGCCTTCCGCGTCGTTCGGCCCGTCGGGAGCGACCGCCCATCGGCGCTTCTCGGAGTGGTCGAAGGCCCGGGTGTGGGCCAAGCTCCACCGTGTGGTCCTCGACGAGCTCGGTGCCCGCGGCGAGCTGGACTGGTCTCGTTGCGCGATCGACTCGGTGAACATGCGGGCCCTG AAGGGGGACCTGACGGGTCCGAATCCTGTCGACCGGGGCAAGTACGGGTCGAAGATCCACCTGATCACCGAGCGGACCGGTCTGCCCCTGTCTGTCGGAATCTCCGGAGCCAACGTCCACGACAGCCAGGCCCTGATCCCGCTCGTGAAGGGCATACCGCCTATCCGTTCCCGCCGCGGCCCCCGTCGACGCAGGCCCGCCAAGCTCCACGCCGACAAGGGATACGACTATCGCCACCTGCGGGAGTGGTTGTCCCAGCGGGGCATCCGGCACCGCATCGCCCGCAAGGGAATCGAGACCTCGCAGCGACTCGGCCGACACCGCTGGACCATCGAACGCACCATGGCCTGGCTCGCCGGCTGCCGCCGACTGCACCGCCGCTACGAACGCAAGGCCGCCCACTTCCTCGCGTTCACGAGCATCGCCTGCACCCTCATCTGCTACCGCAGACTCACCAAATGA
- a CDS encoding amino acid--tRNA ligase-related protein: protein MHDVNEREYAWYVRLREEFPMRTAGFGMGVERFLMWVLGHGDIRDIPLIDRINETPAFPAVVIRP, encoded by the coding sequence ATGCACGACGTCAACGAGCGGGAGTACGCCTGGTACGTGCGTTTGCGCGAGGAGTTCCCCATGCGCACTGCCGGGTTCGGTATGGGCGTGGAGCGCTTCCTGATGTGGGTGCTCGGGCATGGCGACATCCGCGACATTCCCCTGATCGACCGGATCAACGAGACCCCCGCCTTTCCGGCCGTGGTGATCCGTCCGTAG
- a CDS encoding transposase family protein, producing MLAYPSSIDLSSSTLQHLAEQLAVRRREIGTRWRRLPAGRQALLALAHLRCGDTYAQLAAGFGIGIATVHRYIHGAIEVLAVRAPTLAQAMETARTKAFVILDGTLLPIDRIAADTPYHSGKHKRHGMNVQVLTDPFGRLLWASPALPGATHDLTAARSHGIVDALAAAGLKCWADKAYQGAGRHIRVPFRGRRLKRWKRRHNSSHAKIRCVGEQAMAVLKGWHLLRKLRCSTNRITDIVKAVLVLHHAST from the coding sequence GTGCTTGCCTACCCGTCGTCGATCGATCTTTCCAGCAGTACCTTGCAGCACCTGGCCGAGCAGCTTGCAGTCCGGCGACGGGAGATCGGTACCCGGTGGCGACGCCTGCCCGCCGGCCGCCAGGCCCTGCTCGCCCTGGCCCACCTGCGGTGCGGCGACACCTACGCCCAGCTTGCCGCCGGCTTCGGAATCGGCATCGCTACCGTCCACCGGTACATACACGGGGCCATCGAAGTCCTGGCCGTTCGCGCTCCGACCCTGGCCCAGGCGATGGAGACGGCCCGGACGAAAGCGTTCGTGATCCTGGACGGCACTCTGCTGCCGATCGACCGGATCGCCGCCGACACCCCCTACCACTCGGGAAAACACAAGCGGCACGGCATGAACGTCCAGGTCCTCACCGACCCATTCGGCCGACTGCTCTGGGCTTCCCCGGCTCTGCCTGGAGCCACTCACGACCTGACCGCGGCCCGAAGCCATGGCATCGTCGACGCGCTCGCGGCCGCAGGACTGAAGTGCTGGGCGGACAAGGCCTACCAAGGCGCCGGCCGGCACATTCGAGTCCCCTTCCGGGGCCGACGGCTCAAGCGCTGGAAGCGACGGCACAACAGCAGTCACGCCAAGATCCGCTGCGTCGGCGAGCAGGCCATGGCCGTGCTGAAAGGTTGGCACCTCCTACGGAAGCTCCGCTGCAGCACCAACCGGATCACCGACATCGTGAAGGCAGTCCTCGTCCTCCACCACGCCTCAACATGA
- a CDS encoding transposase — translation MLEELSPRWWARRESALDRQRGYKQRRAEGAGRKPKLEFVDRLLVTLVHLRLGLPHAALAELYRVDRSTVSAAIRQVRPLLAARGFAVPDRPGVRLRTLEDAFAYADLEGVDLRIDGTEVQVRRPRAGRPGRKAFVSGKKKQNTIKTTTFSDQQGRTLFSGVVRPGRMHDQTALRTEGIADQLRRHPGVKAEVDSGYQGLAKEFPSQVSAPPKKPAEDACDGDKRAWREMRRRQSPARICVEHTNAEYKQWRPLQRYTGRRETYAETHLAIASLVSDRSARRPTRRRTNTELVLARNTVC, via the coding sequence TTGCTCGAAGAGTTGTCGCCGCGTTGGTGGGCCCGGCGTGAGTCGGCGCTCGACCGGCAGCGGGGCTACAAACAGCGCCGGGCGGAGGGGGCCGGGCGCAAGCCGAAGCTGGAGTTCGTCGACCGGCTGCTGGTCACCCTCGTCCACCTGCGGCTCGGCCTGCCTCACGCCGCTCTGGCCGAGCTGTACCGGGTGGACCGCTCCACGGTCTCCGCCGCGATCCGCCAGGTCAGGCCCCTGCTCGCTGCCCGCGGCTTCGCCGTGCCCGACCGCCCCGGCGTCAGGCTGCGGACCTTGGAAGATGCGTTCGCCTACGCCGATCTTGAAGGCGTGGACCTGCGGATCGACGGCACCGAGGTTCAGGTCCGACGCCCCCGCGCCGGACGGCCGGGGCGCAAGGCCTTCGTGTCCGGCAAGAAGAAGCAGAACACGATCAAGACCACCACCTTCAGCGACCAGCAGGGCCGCACGCTGTTCTCCGGTGTCGTCCGCCCGGGCCGGATGCACGACCAGACCGCCCTGCGCACCGAGGGCATCGCGGACCAGCTCCGCCGGCACCCGGGGGTGAAGGCCGAGGTCGACTCGGGATACCAGGGCCTGGCCAAGGAGTTCCCCAGCCAGGTCAGCGCCCCTCCGAAGAAGCCGGCCGAGGACGCCTGCGACGGGGACAAGCGGGCCTGGCGCGAGATGCGCCGCCGCCAGTCCCCGGCGCGGATCTGCGTGGAGCACACCAACGCCGAGTACAAGCAGTGGCGCCCCCTCCAGCGGTACACCGGCCGACGCGAGACCTACGCCGAGACCCACCTCGCGATCGCCTCGCTGGTCTCCGACCGCTCCGCACGACGCCCGACCCGCCGCCGGACGAACACCGAACTCGTCCTCGCCCGCAACACCGTCTGCTGA